A portion of the Celeribacter baekdonensis genome contains these proteins:
- a CDS encoding SDR family NAD(P)-dependent oxidoreductase — protein MMNPTQTCAIVTGATSGIGTEIARELGAQGHTLLLVGRRKAAGTAIVETLKADGIVAKFHAADLSEDNAPAAVVQAALDTFGRIDILINNAGLLTKGTAEETTDATWDQMMDVNLRALFRLSRAVLPALRASRGAIVNIASDWALVGAKGYLAYAVSKAAVAQLTRCMALDHAPEGIRVNAVCPGDTDTPMLAPGLTGSERAARLAEYGADVPLGRVATPQDIARVTAFLVSEGAAYMTGTLIPVDGGMTAD, from the coding sequence ATGATGAACCCGACACAAACATGCGCGATCGTAACCGGCGCTACCTCTGGCATCGGCACGGAAATTGCCCGCGAACTTGGAGCACAGGGTCACACGTTGCTTTTGGTGGGGCGTCGTAAAGCCGCCGGAACTGCGATTGTTGAGACCCTCAAAGCCGACGGGATTGTCGCCAAATTCCATGCCGCTGACCTGTCCGAAGACAACGCGCCAGCGGCGGTTGTTCAGGCGGCGCTCGACACGTTTGGGCGCATCGACATTTTGATCAACAACGCCGGACTTTTGACCAAAGGCACCGCCGAAGAAACCACAGACGCGACGTGGGACCAGATGATGGACGTCAATCTGCGCGCGCTCTTCCGTCTCTCACGCGCCGTCCTTCCGGCCTTGCGCGCCTCGCGTGGCGCGATTGTCAACATCGCCTCGGATTGGGCCCTTGTCGGGGCCAAAGGCTATTTGGCCTATGCGGTCTCCAAAGCCGCCGTAGCCCAATTGACCCGCTGCATGGCCCTGGATCACGCCCCCGAAGGCATCCGCGTCAACGCGGTCTGCCCCGGCGACACAGACACCCCAATGTTGGCCCCGGGCCTCACCGGGTCGGAGCGCGCCGCACGGCTGGCCGAATATGGTGCCGATGTGCCCTTGGGGCGCGTGGCAACCCCGCAAGACATCGCGCGCGTCACGGCCTTTTTGGTCTCTGAGGGCGCGGCATACATGACCGGGACTTTGATCCCGGTAGACGGCGGCATGACCGCAGACTGA
- a CDS encoding 3-hydroxyacyl-CoA dehydrogenase NAD-binding domain-containing protein, translated as MMSPTHADQVAVLGAGLIGVGWAALFLHHGADVRVWDPRAQALDEVEARMTGPFAHLAELAPDAGPRGTLTLCTELAEAVTGADLIQENAPENIAVKHELYAEVEALMARDAILASSTSALTWSDLSPGLKDPSKLITAHPFNPPHLVPLVEIYGTDEARVARAKAIYRRAERVPVRLKKDATGHIANRLASALWREAVYMVQEGIADVEAIDAALVNGPGLRWSVLGAHMTYHLGGGAGGMAGYLSHLGPSQERRWSALGAPTLSAKVQADLVAGVDRETAGRSIAELEAMRDKALIATLQTRKEAPHV; from the coding sequence ATGATGTCCCCCACGCACGCAGATCAAGTCGCAGTTCTTGGCGCTGGCCTTATTGGCGTAGGCTGGGCGGCTCTTTTTTTGCACCACGGCGCGGATGTGCGCGTGTGGGACCCGCGTGCGCAAGCGTTGGACGAGGTCGAGGCGCGAATGACTGGCCCGTTTGCGCACTTGGCTGAATTGGCCCCGGATGCGGGGCCGCGCGGGACGCTGACGCTGTGCACTGAGTTGGCGGAGGCGGTGACAGGGGCTGATCTCATCCAAGAGAACGCACCGGAAAACATCGCGGTGAAACATGAGCTTTATGCCGAAGTCGAGGCCTTGATGGCGCGCGATGCCATATTGGCCTCGTCGACTTCGGCGCTCACTTGGTCTGATTTAAGCCCCGGTCTCAAAGACCCATCAAAACTGATCACGGCGCACCCGTTCAACCCGCCGCATCTTGTGCCTTTGGTGGAAATCTATGGTACGGACGAGGCCCGCGTGGCCCGCGCCAAAGCCATCTATCGCCGGGCAGAGCGCGTGCCGGTGCGCCTGAAAAAGGACGCAACCGGACATATCGCCAATCGGTTGGCCTCTGCGCTGTGGCGTGAAGCGGTCTATATGGTGCAAGAGGGTATCGCTGATGTTGAGGCCATTGATGCGGCTTTGGTCAACGGTCCGGGCCTGCGCTGGTCGGTGCTGGGCGCGCATATGACCTATCATTTGGGTGGCGGCGCGGGCGGTATGGCGGGCTATCTGTCCCATCTCGGCCCAAGCCAAGAACGCCGCTGGTCTGCGCTTGGTGCACCAACATTGAGTGCCAAGGTGCAGGCCGATTTGGTCGCGGGTGTGGATCGTGAAACCGCGGGGCGCAGTATTGCAGAGTTGGAAGCTATGCGCGACAAGGCGTTGATAGCCACACTCCAAACCCGCAAGGAGGCACCGCATGTCTGA
- a CDS encoding type 1 glutamine amidotransferase, translating to MKIGILQTGRAPDDLIAEHGDYDGMFRTLLAGRGFTFETYPVLDGVFPNSIDDADGWLITGSRFGAYEDHPWIAPLEEFLRAAYAAGRPIVGVCFGHQILAQALGGKVEKFDGGWSVGTETYNSDAGPKRLMAWHQDQVTVAPTEAQVIGKTDFCANAMLAYGDKALTVQPHPEFNAPFMAALLASRGEVLPPEVAQAAKDRLSSDLATTELADMFTEFFKRPRQAVSKKAS from the coding sequence ATGAAAATAGGCATCCTGCAGACTGGTCGTGCCCCGGATGATCTTATCGCAGAACATGGCGATTATGACGGTATGTTTCGCACGCTTTTGGCCGGGCGGGGGTTTACCTTTGAAACCTATCCTGTGTTGGACGGGGTGTTTCCGAACTCGATTGATGATGCCGATGGCTGGTTGATCACCGGGTCGCGCTTTGGCGCCTATGAAGATCACCCGTGGATCGCCCCGCTCGAAGAGTTTTTGCGCGCGGCCTATGCGGCGGGCCGTCCGATTGTTGGCGTGTGTTTCGGTCATCAGATCTTGGCGCAGGCGCTTGGTGGCAAAGTCGAAAAGTTTGATGGCGGCTGGTCCGTTGGGACTGAAACCTATAACAGCGACGCAGGGCCAAAGCGTCTGATGGCATGGCACCAAGATCAGGTGACAGTCGCTCCGACAGAGGCGCAGGTGATCGGGAAAACCGATTTCTGTGCCAATGCGATGTTGGCCTATGGAGACAAGGCCCTGACCGTGCAGCCACATCCCGAGTTTAACGCCCCTTTCATGGCCGCTCTTTTGGCCTCTCGCGGCGAGGTGTTGCCGCCTGAGGTGGCGCAAGCGGCCAAGGATAGGCTGTCTTCTGATTTGGCGACAACTGAGTTGGCGGATATGTTCACCGAGTTTTTCAAACGGCCGCGGCAGGCTGTGAGCAAAAAAGCCTCATGA
- a CDS encoding GntR family transcriptional regulator, with translation MDQIDCRIPEVVRTPDMTTQEYAYLRLRRAIMVGAFPPGHKLTIRGLAHDLDLSQTPIREAVRRLSSESAIEVLGNRRLRIPVMTSGRFEELVRLRTALELHAALRSLPYVSDIVIDQMAEIDRMLDIAVEENDPVEMTRLNHAFHRALYCLNPDQAVMPLIESLWLQLGPFQRQVVLNHQDYYRIDRHQEILTALKTRDADALSTGLVADIQEGLVLAGKKALQEAMT, from the coding sequence ATGGATCAAATAGACTGTCGCATTCCTGAGGTTGTCCGCACGCCGGATATGACCACGCAAGAATATGCCTATTTGAGATTGCGCCGCGCAATTATGGTCGGGGCGTTTCCCCCCGGTCATAAATTGACGATCCGGGGTTTGGCACATGATTTAGATCTGTCCCAAACTCCGATCCGCGAGGCGGTGCGTCGGCTGAGTTCTGAGAGTGCGATCGAGGTGCTTGGCAATCGCCGTTTGCGCATACCGGTGATGACGTCGGGCCGCTTTGAGGAGCTGGTGCGGTTGCGCACGGCTTTGGAGTTGCATGCCGCGTTGCGCAGTTTGCCCTATGTGTCCGACATCGTGATCGACCAAATGGCAGAGATCGACAGGATGCTTGACATCGCTGTTGAGGAAAACGATCCGGTGGAGATGACCCGGCTCAACCACGCCTTTCATCGCGCGCTCTATTGTCTCAATCCAGACCAAGCGGTGATGCCGTTGATTGAAAGTCTCTGGCTTCAACTCGGTCCCTTTCAACGCCAAGTGGTGCTCAACCATCAAGATTACTATCGCATTGACCGGCACCAAGAAATTTTGACTGCATTGAAGACCCGTGATGCCGATGCTTTGAGCACAGGGCTTGTGGCGGACATCCAAGAGGGTTTGGTTTTGGCCGGCAAGAAAGCACTTCAAGAGGCAATGACCTGA
- a CDS encoding aspartate/glutamate racemase family protein has protein sequence MSDVTTPSPSGPRIGLIHALEESVLPIRDAFARLWPEAKPADLLDASLSGDLAEAGQLDQAMMDRFLTLGRYAAAGTGPNDTQAILFTCSAFGPAIEAVKSDLDIPVFRPNEAAFAEALGIGTRIALVVTFPPSLPALSRELEEMAATQGKTIDITPILAEGALAALKAGDGAGHDATVLAACRDLGTQDVILLGQFSLARAAPLLQSQVDCPVITTPDSAVRALRRLVSLP, from the coding sequence ATGTCTGATGTCACAACGCCCTCTCCATCTGGCCCCCGGATCGGGTTGATCCATGCGCTCGAAGAATCGGTCTTGCCGATCCGCGATGCGTTTGCGCGGCTCTGGCCTGAGGCCAAGCCCGCCGATCTGTTGGACGCGTCTCTGTCCGGGGATTTGGCCGAGGCGGGTCAGTTGGATCAGGCCATGATGGATCGGTTTTTGACCCTTGGCCGCTATGCCGCTGCGGGCACTGGACCCAATGACACCCAAGCAATTCTGTTCACCTGTTCGGCTTTTGGTCCGGCAATTGAGGCGGTGAAATCCGACCTCGACATTCCTGTGTTCCGCCCCAATGAGGCGGCCTTTGCTGAGGCGCTCGGCATCGGCACGCGCATCGCCTTGGTCGTGACCTTTCCGCCCTCGCTGCCCGCATTGTCGCGTGAGCTTGAGGAAATGGCAGCAACACAGGGTAAGACCATCGACATAACGCCGATTTTGGCTGAGGGCGCATTGGCCGCGCTCAAGGCGGGTGATGGGGCTGGGCATGACGCCACTGTCCTTGCGGCCTGCCGCGATCTTGGCACGCAAGATGTTATCTTGCTTGGGCAATTCAGTCTGGCCCGCGCCGCACCCCTTTTGCAATCGCAGGTCGATTGTCCCGTGATCACAACCCCCGACAGTGCTGTGCGTGCTTTGCGCCGGCTGGTCTCTTTGCCCTGA
- a CDS encoding aminotransferase class III-fold pyridoxal phosphate-dependent enzyme, translating to MTERANLSLIQMDQMSFFHPVSSISDLQKNGPTIYTSAKGVTVTRDTGETQLDMGAGLWCVNVGYGRKELVEAGAEALQNLSFQHFFAGASAEPTIRLADRLLNLYRDTVPGSDMARVFFGTSGSDANDTAVKLVNYYNNLRGKPSKKKIIAREGAYHGLTLASGSLTGIKSYHTAFDMPLDTVRHTSCAHYFKYGKEGESEVAYTDRLIADLEAMIAAEGADTIGAFIAEPVMGTGGVFLPPEGYFEKLQAVLDKHDILLIADEVITGFGRTGKWFGSETCGMRPDIVSLAKGLTSAYFPMSASIISNRMWEVFEGASEEMGVLMHGFTYSGHPVGAAIALANLDVLEKENMVDRSATLGPVLLEALRSRVGDSPFVGDIRGVGLMIAVEFSGFPEGAAPHKIVAKHAAKMGVLTRALPFLPVTSFSPPLCVTEQEIIEAADRYARALDAATPELEALMT from the coding sequence ATGACTGAACGCGCAAATCTTTCTTTGATCCAAATGGACCAGATGAGCTTTTTCCATCCGGTCAGTTCGATCAGCGATCTGCAAAAGAACGGCCCAACGATTTACACCTCCGCCAAGGGCGTGACGGTGACGCGTGACACCGGCGAAACCCAGCTTGATATGGGGGCGGGTCTGTGGTGCGTCAATGTGGGTTACGGGCGCAAAGAATTGGTTGAGGCCGGTGCCGAAGCCCTGCAAAATCTGAGTTTTCAGCACTTCTTTGCCGGGGCGTCGGCGGAACCGACCATTCGTTTGGCGGATCGACTTTTGAACCTCTATCGCGACACTGTGCCGGGGTCCGATATGGCCCGCGTGTTCTTTGGCACGTCCGGCTCAGACGCCAATGATACTGCGGTCAAATTGGTGAACTATTACAACAATCTGCGCGGCAAACCGAGTAAGAAAAAGATCATTGCCCGTGAAGGGGCCTATCATGGTCTGACCTTGGCCTCGGGCAGTTTGACCGGGATCAAATCTTATCACACTGCTTTTGACATGCCGCTCGACACGGTGCGCCACACCAGCTGTGCGCATTATTTCAAATACGGCAAAGAGGGTGAAAGCGAGGTCGCATATACCGACCGTTTGATTGCAGATCTCGAAGCGATGATTGCCGCGGAAGGGGCCGATACCATCGGTGCGTTCATCGCCGAGCCTGTCATGGGCACGGGGGGTGTGTTCCTGCCGCCGGAGGGGTATTTCGAGAAGCTCCAAGCGGTGTTGGACAAACACGATATTCTGTTGATTGCCGACGAGGTGATCACCGGCTTTGGCCGCACGGGCAAATGGTTCGGCTCAGAAACCTGCGGCATGCGCCCGGACATTGTGTCCCTCGCCAAAGGCCTGACCAGCGCCTATTTCCCGATGTCTGCCTCGATCATCTCGAACCGGATGTGGGAGGTGTTCGAAGGCGCCTCTGAGGAAATGGGTGTCCTCATGCACGGGTTCACCTATTCGGGCCATCCGGTCGGGGCGGCGATTGCTTTGGCCAACCTTGATGTGTTGGAAAAAGAGAACATGGTCGACCGCTCCGCCACCTTAGGTCCGGTGTTGCTTGAGGCGCTGCGATCTCGCGTGGGCGATAGCCCGTTTGTGGGTGATATTCGCGGTGTGGGTCTTATGATCGCGGTTGAATTCTCCGGCTTCCCAGAGGGCGCTGCCCCGCATAAAATCGTTGCCAAACATGCAGCCAAAATGGGCGTGTTGACGCGGGCTTTGCCGTTCTTGCCGGTGACATCCTTTTCTCCGCCGCTCTGTGTGACAGAACAGGAAATCATCGAAGCGGCGGATCGCTATGCCCGCGCGCTTGACGCTGCCACCCCTGAATTAGAGGCTTTGATGACATGA
- a CDS encoding polyamine ABC transporter substrate-binding protein: MKLGLTAAVAACALAQSAAAQSTELNVYNWSDYIAEDTIANFEAETGISVNYDVFDSNEVLEAKLLTGTTGYDVVVPSIEFMARQIQAGVFAPIPKDQLENYGNLDPTIMKVLEVNDPNNTYGIPYMMFTTGIGYNVTEVAARIDADKIGSWDMIFDPETTAKLADCGIALLDSPTEVLAPALNYLGLDPNTEDSGDLKKAEDLMLSIRPYVRYFHSSQYINDIANGEICVALGYSGDILQARDRASEAGQGVDVAYVIPREGAQIGFDMLTIPDDAPNKDNAVKFLDYILRPEVVSTITNYVYYANPNTAATAFVDDTVRNDPGIYPPQEVKEKLFSLRPHTQRFDRTLTRAWTTIKTGQ, encoded by the coding sequence ATGAAACTTGGACTGACCGCCGCAGTGGCAGCCTGTGCTTTGGCGCAAAGCGCTGCGGCACAAAGCACCGAATTGAACGTCTACAATTGGTCTGACTATATCGCCGAAGACACGATCGCGAATTTTGAGGCCGAAACGGGCATCTCCGTGAACTACGACGTGTTCGACTCCAACGAAGTTCTTGAGGCCAAATTGCTCACCGGCACCACCGGATATGATGTGGTTGTGCCCTCGATCGAATTCATGGCACGCCAGATCCAAGCCGGTGTGTTTGCCCCAATCCCGAAAGACCAGCTTGAGAATTACGGCAATCTTGATCCAACGATCATGAAAGTGCTGGAGGTCAACGACCCCAATAACACCTACGGCATACCTTACATGATGTTCACCACCGGCATCGGCTACAACGTCACCGAAGTGGCTGCGCGCATTGACGCCGACAAAATCGGCAGTTGGGACATGATCTTTGATCCAGAAACGACGGCAAAACTTGCGGATTGTGGTATTGCCCTGCTTGATTCCCCAACCGAAGTGCTGGCACCTGCACTCAATTACCTTGGCCTTGATCCGAACACAGAGGATTCTGGCGACCTGAAAAAAGCCGAAGATTTGATGCTCTCCATTCGGCCTTATGTCCGCTATTTTCACTCATCGCAGTACATCAACGACATTGCGAATGGCGAAATTTGCGTCGCCTTGGGGTATTCTGGTGACATCCTTCAGGCACGGGACCGCGCATCAGAGGCCGGTCAAGGCGTAGACGTCGCCTATGTCATTCCGCGCGAAGGCGCACAGATCGGCTTTGACATGTTGACCATCCCCGATGATGCGCCGAACAAAGACAACGCCGTAAAATTTCTTGACTACATCCTGCGCCCGGAAGTGGTCTCCACCATCACCAACTATGTGTATTACGCCAACCCGAACACAGCAGCGACCGCGTTTGTGGATGACACGGTGCGCAATGATCCGGGCATCTACCCGCCGCAAGAGGTCAAGGAAAAACTCTTTTCCCTGCGCCCACACACGCAGCGATTTGATCGGACTTTGACACGCGCCTGGACCACGATCAAAACCGGGCAATAA
- a CDS encoding DUF3237 family protein, whose protein sequence is MTKPEMVFRAAIRADLGPAEEFETSHGTKRAFFPITGGVLKGDGLEGEIISGGADWAIGLPDGSYAVEARYLIRLRDGTVVSILNAGRMVEQEDGAFLGRTRASFEVPKGPHEWLGKAVFFGTAMAEPGDDEHVYIELWEAVI, encoded by the coding sequence TTGACCAAGCCAGAGATGGTGTTCCGCGCGGCCATTCGCGCGGATCTTGGTCCGGCGGAAGAATTCGAAACCAGCCACGGCACCAAACGCGCGTTTTTCCCGATCACAGGGGGTGTTTTGAAGGGGGACGGTCTTGAAGGAGAGATCATCTCAGGCGGGGCGGATTGGGCGATTGGATTGCCGGATGGCTCCTACGCCGTTGAGGCGCGCTATCTGATCCGGTTGCGCGATGGTACGGTGGTGTCGATCCTGAACGCTGGCCGAATGGTCGAGCAAGAAGACGGTGCCTTTTTGGGACGCACGCGTGCTTCGTTTGAAGTGCCCAAAGGTCCGCATGAGTGGCTTGGCAAAGCGGTGTTTTTCGGCACGGCGATGGCGGAACCCGGCGACGATGAGCATGTCTATATCGAATTGTGGGAAGCGGTCATTTGA
- a CDS encoding amidohydrolase, with amino-acid sequence MPHAEAVALSGHKILAVGTTSEIEALAGPSTRRIDGMGNTLLPGFVESHLHVFSGAYGRKLLQLAPITGRDALHKAVRQFSDANPDEGLLIGQGTPYGILEEDGPITRQKLDEMEPVRPLILMAFDFHTAWANTPALKAAGLFNGRDVGPGNEVVVDQEGLATGELREKNAYLPVLNLRTSGGREMLGMSGDEPETPPSAQERADDIAVLKEGLRYCAAQGITAVHNMDGNRYMMELLREIELEGEMACRVEVPYHFTEGKPLPILEEASRMSADFNSDMLKSGRVKIFVDGVLESGTAYMLDDYANAPGWKGDPIFDTEAFAKAAIEIDRRGLQISVHAIGDGAVRIVLDGYEAAQKANGARDSRHRIEHIEVYHPDDLPRFAELGVIASMQPQHPPGTLGLPLEPGISAIGRARWPYAYAWRDIVDTGTAYCFSSDWPIVAVEPLIGLQATQIRTPWADDMPDQRVSLHEALEGYTWRGAYASFMEDRTGRIRPGMLADLVLLGGDIEAVVPDAFPALGPVLTICDGKITFEA; translated from the coding sequence ATGCCCCACGCGGAAGCTGTGGCCCTCTCTGGACATAAAATCCTTGCCGTTGGCACAACATCTGAGATCGAAGCCCTGGCTGGGCCAAGCACGCGCCGCATCGACGGCATGGGCAACACGCTTTTGCCCGGTTTTGTTGAATCTCATCTACATGTCTTTAGTGGCGCTTATGGTCGAAAGTTGCTTCAACTTGCCCCTATTACGGGCCGCGACGCGTTGCACAAAGCCGTGCGGCAATTCTCCGATGCCAACCCTGACGAAGGCCTGTTGATCGGACAGGGCACCCCCTACGGCATCCTCGAAGAGGACGGGCCCATCACCCGTCAAAAACTCGACGAAATGGAGCCGGTGCGCCCCCTTATCCTTATGGCGTTCGATTTCCACACTGCTTGGGCCAACACGCCCGCATTAAAAGCGGCCGGCCTCTTTAACGGTCGCGATGTGGGCCCAGGCAATGAAGTTGTCGTCGACCAAGAGGGGCTTGCCACCGGAGAATTGCGCGAAAAAAACGCCTATTTGCCTGTGCTCAACTTGCGCACCTCTGGTGGGCGCGAAATGTTGGGCATGTCGGGGGATGAACCCGAAACGCCGCCCTCCGCGCAAGAGCGTGCCGATGACATCGCCGTCCTCAAAGAAGGTCTGCGCTATTGCGCCGCCCAAGGCATCACTGCCGTCCACAATATGGATGGCAATCGCTATATGATGGAGCTTTTGCGCGAGATTGAGCTTGAGGGTGAAATGGCCTGCCGGGTCGAAGTGCCCTACCACTTCACCGAAGGCAAACCGCTTCCCATCCTCGAAGAGGCCAGCCGCATGAGCGCGGATTTCAACAGCGACATGCTCAAATCCGGGCGCGTTAAAATCTTTGTCGATGGGGTTTTGGAAAGCGGCACGGCCTATATGCTTGACGATTACGCCAATGCCCCCGGATGGAAAGGCGATCCGATTTTTGACACCGAGGCCTTCGCCAAGGCGGCGATCGAGATTGATCGGCGCGGCTTGCAAATCTCCGTTCACGCGATTGGCGATGGCGCGGTGCGGATCGTGCTTGATGGCTATGAGGCCGCACAAAAGGCCAATGGTGCGCGCGACAGCCGTCACCGGATTGAGCACATCGAGGTCTATCATCCCGATGATCTGCCACGTTTCGCAGAGTTGGGCGTCATCGCCTCCATGCAGCCGCAACACCCGCCGGGCACCTTGGGCTTGCCGTTGGAACCCGGCATCTCCGCCATCGGGCGGGCGCGCTGGCCCTATGCCTATGCGTGGCGCGATATTGTCGACACCGGCACGGCCTATTGTTTTTCTTCGGATTGGCCGATTGTCGCCGTCGAACCGCTCATCGGCCTTCAGGCGACGCAGATCCGCACCCCTTGGGCCGACGACATGCCAGATCAACGCGTAAGCTTGCACGAGGCGCTCGAGGGCTACACATGGCGTGGCGCCTATGCCAGTTTCATGGAGGATCGCACCGGGCGCATTCGTCCCGGCATGCTGGCCGATCTGGTGCTTCTGGGTGGGGATATTGAGGCGGTTGTGCCCGATGCCTTCCCCGCGCTTGGTCCGGTGCTGACCATCTGCGACGGTAAAATCACCTTTGAGGCGTAA
- a CDS encoding TetR/AcrR family transcriptional regulator, giving the protein MTPVTPQNAENISAEKPHAPGLRDRKKAMRREEILSHAKHLFAEQGINATTMGDIAEAANVSPPTVFNYFGNKDGILIALITEGSRKAIAHDISMVPRTDADFASIVMDTLVTVSTGTLGIAGKRVWRYSEAATIRHPNTELAREYTRVDNKLLHALKQFIGYYDITLRAGTPADTDFLAELIFGVWNAEFFALIKDEEMDIATHKERLSARIRPLIQLLFDDAFLASPVLKPIRL; this is encoded by the coding sequence ATGACGCCGGTCACGCCGCAGAATGCTGAAAATATAAGCGCCGAAAAACCGCACGCGCCCGGCTTGCGGGATCGTAAAAAGGCAATGCGTCGTGAAGAAATTCTCTCTCACGCCAAACACCTGTTTGCGGAACAGGGCATCAATGCCACGACGATGGGAGACATTGCCGAAGCCGCAAACGTCTCGCCGCCCACTGTGTTCAACTATTTCGGCAACAAAGACGGCATCCTGATCGCACTGATCACCGAAGGCTCGCGAAAAGCCATTGCACATGACATCTCGATGGTGCCACGCACGGACGCGGATTTTGCATCCATTGTCATGGACACGTTGGTGACGGTCTCCACCGGCACATTGGGCATCGCTGGCAAACGCGTTTGGCGCTATTCCGAAGCCGCCACGATCCGCCACCCAAACACTGAACTCGCACGCGAATACACCCGTGTTGACAACAAACTTCTACACGCTCTGAAACAGTTTATCGGCTATTATGACATCACCCTGCGTGCCGGGACGCCTGCAGACACGGACTTCCTCGCCGAATTGATTTTTGGCGTCTGGAACGCTGAATTCTTTGCCCTCATCAAAGACGAAGAGATGGATATCGCCACCCACAAAGAGCGACTGTCCGCCCGCATCCGCCCCCTCATTCAACTGCTGTTCGACGATGCGTTTCTCGCCTCGCCGGTTCTCAAACCAATAAGGCTCTGA
- a CDS encoding glutamine synthetase family protein: protein MTSTPYPPAPLQKAPLSEAQAFLAAYPDVQAIDIVLSDLHGVGRGKIIRRHELESLFTSGRGMPASLFAQDVSGHDVEDAIACMNDGGGDSRCWPVPHTLGFQTATGRGMVLLHMETPNGAPTPTDPRNAMMTQIARAKAMGLTPMGALELEFYLVDQERDAEGKPQPARAPMTGRRLSGTNCMSVDELDEMAPFFDAVYEGAAALDLPMESLISEYAEGQFELTLRYRDLARAADDIVRSKRLLRTTARRFGMEACFMSKPFAQSSGSGMHLHLSMMDESGANIFADPSENTLAPRMLTAIGGIRASMADSMLILAPVLNSWRRFAGTIYSPATNSWGSEDRNVALRIPSGAPKTRHFEHRVAGVDANPYLVAALVLGAALDGMDAGTAPGAEGVAGEADYPPMPVGWLDAIDRFEASEAMKTILGAPLHQIFAAVKRGEYNALAVEVTELEWKLYGTTL from the coding sequence ATGACATCGACACCCTATCCACCTGCGCCGCTTCAAAAAGCGCCCCTTTCTGAGGCGCAGGCCTTTCTTGCCGCCTATCCCGATGTTCAGGCGATCGACATCGTGCTGAGCGATCTGCATGGTGTCGGACGCGGTAAAATCATCCGGCGACATGAGTTGGAAAGCTTGTTCACATCTGGACGTGGAATGCCTGCCTCGCTTTTTGCTCAGGACGTCTCTGGCCATGATGTGGAGGACGCGATTGCGTGCATGAACGATGGCGGCGGCGATAGCCGGTGCTGGCCTGTGCCGCACACGCTTGGGTTTCAAACCGCCACCGGGCGCGGCATGGTGTTGTTGCACATGGAAACGCCCAATGGCGCGCCAACCCCCACCGATCCGCGCAACGCGATGATGACACAAATTGCACGGGCCAAAGCGATGGGTCTGACCCCGATGGGGGCGCTTGAACTTGAATTCTACCTTGTCGACCAAGAGCGTGATGCAGAGGGCAAACCCCAACCCGCCCGCGCACCAATGACCGGGCGTCGCCTGTCTGGCACCAACTGCATGTCGGTGGACGAGCTGGACGAAATGGCACCATTCTTTGATGCGGTCTATGAGGGCGCTGCGGCCCTTGATCTCCCCATGGAAAGCCTGATTTCGGAATATGCTGAGGGTCAATTCGAATTAACCCTGCGCTACCGCGATCTGGCGCGGGCCGCGGACGACATCGTGCGCTCCAAACGCCTGCTGCGCACCACGGCGCGCCGCTTTGGTATGGAAGCCTGTTTTATGTCGAAACCTTTTGCGCAAAGCTCCGGCTCCGGTATGCATTTGCACCTGTCGATGATGGATGAGAGCGGCGCGAATATCTTTGCGGACCCGTCTGAAAACACATTGGCCCCTCGGATGCTCACTGCCATCGGCGGGATTCGCGCAAGCATGGCGGACTCGATGTTGATCCTCGCCCCGGTGCTGAACAGTTGGCGGCGCTTTGCCGGAACGATCTATTCCCCCGCCACCAATTCTTGGGGCTCAGAAGACCGCAATGTGGCCCTGCGCATCCCATCAGGCGCGCCAAAAACGCGCCACTTCGAACACCGTGTCGCTGGCGTTGATGCGAACCCGTATCTGGTTGCCGCCCTTGTGTTGGGGGCCGCACTGGATGGGATGGACGCAGGCACCGCTCCGGGCGCGGAAGGTGTCGCAGGCGAGGCGGACTATCCGCCCATGCCCGTCGGCTGGCTGGACGCCATCGACCGGTTCGAAGCCTCTGAGGCAATGAAAACCATTCTTGGCGCACCATTGCACCAGATATTTGCCGCCGTGAAGCGCGGCGAATATAACGCCCTTGCGGTAGAAGTCACTGAGCTGGAATGGAAGCTGTACGGGACCACACTCTGA